The stretch of DNA CCAAGCATAACCGTGTGAACGCCGGCTACATCAAAAGAATAGTAAAGATTGGAGCGAGAGAGGCTCTCAGCGTGAGGCATGAGCCATCGCGCATTGTATGACTTGAAGCTTATATGTTCTTCGATCGGGAAAGACTCGATCTCGTGGTTTCCCTCTGTGACCATCCATGGGCGGGTGCTAGCCAGTGTCTCTAAGAGGCGGCCAAAGGAGTCCCAAAGTGGCTGGTAGGTGTCGGCGTAAGATAGGTCACCGGGAAGTAGGAAGACATCAAAATCCCGTTTCCTCATCTGATCTAACGTCCTTATTGTCCAATCTGTTTGGCCTAGGTCACCTTCAATTTCACATCAATAACCGGTTTTTTCGTAAGTAATCATTAGTGTTCACTTTATGAATCACATTcatgtaaaaaaatatcatcaactCAACCCCACTACTAACATTTGAGTTAAACCAACATGCACGGAGAATCAACAATagatagaagaaaaagatgagacgtgtataaaactataaaagctTGAGATTTAATTTGGCGTAtacttaaaaacaaacaaactccaACGGGAAAGTTGTGGACATGTATAAAAAGTGGAATACATGTAATTACTTCCCGCACGGTTTGCATGCTATTGCATAAAGATAGTccaattttaacattttaataagcatgaagtttcaaatatttggTTATATTGGTTGAATTATTCCTATATATAGACTAATAATCTCTATGGTCCGTCTCTGataattaaatcatttgaactaattaaaatatgatacaaTTTATTATCAGATTTGGCCTGTCCGATCCATCATATGACTATATGGACCAATCAGCGGTCAACGGCCACATAGGCAATTAGACCTTCCACGTTCCGTAGGGACATCCTATACACCAGTCTTAAAAATCTTGAATCCCAATCAATGACAAAACAGTGAGAAAATGAATTCAGAGTAGACACAGTTAGAGAAGGAACTATTTATTACCAGCTACAGCGAATTCTATAGGAAATTTGGATGGAGGGGTTTTGAAAGAATATTCGTCACCGTGGCCTCCGCAACGGTAATAGTATTTGGTGTTGGGTTGAAGAGGACCAATCTTGACATGGTGGATCTTTCCGGAActgtagaagaagaatctgtAAGAAGTAGATTCTCCGGCGGTTTTTCTGTCGTACTTTTTCGGACGTTTACCATACTCCACTATCGATGCCACATGCTTGTCGTCTGTAATGTATGTTACTCTCATGTGGTCCTTACCCGCCAATGATACGTGCACCTATAATATGATCAACGTTAAACAATGTACAAGAGAAACTAATTTTAGTGGCAAATTCTATGTCCTATCATGGACACAAGAGATAGGCCATGCATTGGCAGCAGAACCGGTACATCTCAAATGGTTTCGTACTAAATGCAATGAAGAGGACATTGAGAATTTGATGAACCTGTTGAGGATGGAATTTTGGACGCCCGTGAGAGACAATGAAGAGGGGACGAGGCGGCTGGCGGGTGAAGTTCGAATCATAGTTAGCTAGACATACAAacggagagaagaagaagagagtaaagCTAATTAAAAGACCA from Camelina sativa cultivar DH55 chromosome 9, Cs, whole genome shotgun sequence encodes:
- the LOC104711833 gene encoding purple acid phosphatase 21, whose product is MKIFGLLISFTLFFFSPFVCLANYDSNFTRQPPRPLFIVSHGRPKFHPQQVHVSLAGKDHMRVTYITDDKHVASIVEYGKRPKKYDRKTAGESTSYRFFFYSSGKIHHVKIGPLQPNTKYYYRCGGHGDEYSFKTPPSKFPIEFAVAGDLGQTDWTIRTLDQMRKRDFDVFLLPGDLSYADTYQPLWDSFGRLLETLASTRPWMVTEGNHEIESFPIEEHISFKSYNARWLMPHAESLSRSNLYYSFDVAGVHTVMLGSYTPFDSHSDQYKWLHADLRKVDRKKTPWLVVVMHAPWYSTNKAHYGSGEKMRKALESLLYRAQVDIVFAGHVHTYERFKPVYNKKADPCGPMYITIGDGGNLEGLALRFHKPQSPLSAFRESSFGHGRLKILDNKRAHWSWHRNNDEMSVIADELSFESPRASSHCRRSKSF